Sequence from the Ochrobactrum sp. Marseille-Q0166 genome:
CGGACAAGAGCTTGTCTTCGACCAGCCAGCGGGGTACCTGCACAAGCCCCAGGCCAGCAATACCCGCATCGACGATCATATCAAAAGCAGCAAAGCTATGGTTCGCGCGAATGTCGCATCGAACCTTTTCACCATAATCGTTTAAAACGACCCATGGTTCATTCCGCCCACGACGAAACTGCGTGACACAGAAATGCTCTTGAAGGTCACTCAGTTTCAGAGGCTTACCATAGGCCGATACGTAGGAGGAGGATGCGCAAATGATGACGTCCTGCTGCCCCACGCGTTTAGAGATCAGGTCCGTGCTATCGGGCAGATCACCAATCCGCACTGCAAGATCGTACCCCTCTTCGATGAGGTTCACGACGTTGTTTTCAAATGTTACTTCAAAATGCAGCTGCGAATGCACTTGTGCGAGTTGAAACAACAAAGGTGCAACGCATTTTCGGCCAAACAAATCCGGTAGATTAATCCGCACCCGTCCTGACGGAACATCTTTTCGGGAAGAAAGTGCAGTTTCTGCATTCGCAAGCTCTTCTAGCGCCCGACGGCAGCTTTCAAGATAAATGCGACCTTCATCGGTCAGGCTTAGACTGCGGGTTGTGCGATGAAATAACTGCACACCAAGACGCTCTTCCAGTCGCGCGACAGATTTACTGACCGCAGATTGCGACAGGCCCAATGTCGCTGACGCAGCCGCAAAGCTGCCCGATTGCTCGGCCTGCACAAATGCCCTGATACCGTTAAACCGTTCGTTTGAAATCATCAGCTGATAGTTTTTGTCGTTAGTGGATATAAATAATGCCAGAAATGCGAAATTTTCTCCATGATAAATTATCTTTTACGATGTTTCAGCGCTGTGAAGGATGAGCAATGTCAGAAGCCCTGCAAGATAAGACAATCGTCGTGATCGGTGGAAGTACGGGAATTGGATTTGCCGTCGCAATAAAAGCAATAGAAGCAGGCGCTAAGGTCGTTATCGGCGCGCGCGATCCTGCAAGGCTTCAAAAGGCTAAGGAAACTCTGGGAGAGAGATCAACTGCACTGGAAGTCGATACCTCCAACACCGGATCTCTCGCGACATTTTTTAGAGCAATCGGTGCTTTAGATCATCTTTTCATTCCGGCTGCCACTTACACTGTGACTGGTCTCGACAGCGATGACACAGAGGCGATCGAAAGCCCTTTTCGTTCAAAGTTTTGGGGCCAATACTGGGCTGTGAAGCACGCTGTTCCGCATCTCGATAAGACTGGTTCGATCACACTGATGGCGGGAGCAGCCAGTGCGAGACCGATTAAGGGTGGCGCAGTTTATGCAGCATGTAACAGCGCAATCGAAGGGCTTGGTCGCGGGCTGGCGATTGATCTGGCACCCATCCGGGTGAACACGATTTCACCCGGCACAATTGACGGCCATCTTTGGCAAAATCGTCCGCGGGAAATGCGCGACATGGCCTTTGAGCATTATCGTCAACATTCGCTTGTCGGGAGACCAGGCACTGAATCCGAGATTGCCGATACCGTACTTTACCTGATGAGAAACAGGTTTGTGACAGGGTCTAACCTTTATCCGGATGGTGGATACGCGCTTCGCTGACAACCGATATAACAACTGGCTGCATTATCTGAATTTTCTAATGCAGCCAATTGAAATTAATAGGTTTCTCCGCGCAGATGGCTCGCTAGAAAGCCGAGATTGTCTTGTCCCCAGTAGGTTTCAGTATCGTAGATGTAGGTCGGAAAACCAAAAACCCCTTTATCAACGGCATGTTCGCGATCCGATTTCCATTTGGCCTGAACATCGTGGTCGTTTTCACGACCCAACAGATACTGACCGTTGAAGCCGGCTTCGTCCGCGATGGCACTGCGGACCTCGGGCTTGCCAATATCCTTTGCCTCAGACCAGAATGCATATTGAAGTGCGCGTGTCAGCTGTAGCCAGTTTTGTCCTTCGAGATAGGCTGCGATTACACTGAAAGAAGCAGGCGTAGGGTCGCTTAAAGGCGGGCGATCATCAATGAAAAGCGGCTTGCCGCGAAATTTGGCCCATCGCTTGAGATCCTGCGTGCCATAAGCGCGACGGGCTTCCGGACGATTACGCGAAAAGATGCCACCATTTTCCTCAATGACGGTTGCGAGGTAAGGCTTGATTTCGACCACATGCCGCTCTGCCAGTTCCTCAAGCGTATCGAGCCCGAGATACGACCATGGCGAGCCGATGGAAAAGAAATAATCGATCGATTTTGGCACGTTTTATCCTTTTATATGAGAGCACATCCCGAAAAGTGTGAAACGGTTGTTGACGAAAATGTGCGTAGAAACAGATGCCCGAGCGCCGAACTCTTACAAAAAAGGCGCTCTCACTGTGCAGGAAACTATTTGAACTTCGGCAATCCGGGCGGGTTGGTCTCCGACTGTTTCAGTGCTTCTTCGTTGAGATGCCAGCGGTCAAGAATGCGGGCATAGTCTCCGTTCGCGATAAGGCTGTTCGTAGCGATGGTAAGCGCATCGGCGAGTCCGCTGCCTTTGCGTGTTGTAATTGCCACGTCCGAGCGATCTGGCCAGCCCGCGCTCAGCGTGCCGACACGTTTGATATTTTTGTCGCGGGAGGCGATGAACACGAGTTGCGCGTGCGGCTGAACGATCACATCGGCCCTGCCTGATTGTAGGGCCAGAAGGCTAGCAGCTTCATCATCATAATATTGCAGTTCCAGTGGCTTCAGCCCAGCCTTCTCATTTTCTTCACTCCACTTGACGAGAATGCGCTCCTGATTGGTACCGGCACCGACGATGATGCGGAGTCCTGCAGCATCCTTTGGTTCCTTGATGGAAGTAACACCACTGTCGGCCTTCACGAAAAAGCCATGCAGGCCTTGTCGATAGGTCGAGAAGTCGAACTTTTCCTTCCGCTCCTCCGTTACCCCTACATTTGATATTACAGCATCATATTTGCCGGAGGCGAGACCCAGCGGCCAGTCGATCCATGCAACCGGAACGCTTTCCAGTTCAAGCCCAAGGCTTTCCGCAATCGCTGATGCATAGTCCGCATCCGCACCTACGACGGTCTTGGCATCCGTGGCATAGGCCGCCAGCGGCGGGCCACCTGGTGCAACGGCCACAGTCAGCTTACCCGGCGTGACAAATTTGAAATCAGCGGGAATGGCAGCAATTGCCTTGGCATCTTTCTGTACGTGAATGCGACCAGCCTGTTCGGGCGACAAATCAAAATCGTCCGCCGACAATACTGGCAGAGATGAAGCGGCAATCACCGCCCATGTAGCGAACAACAGAGCACCTGCTCTCATAAACTATTCTCCAATTACATAAATTGTTTGCGGGCTGGCAAATGCGTCCCCTCATGTGCCAGCCCAGCCCCTCATGAACCGCTTTTCGGCAGGCCCTGTGGATTTGTCTTGGCTTCGGTGATGGCTTCCGGTCCCAAGTTCCAGGTATTGAGAACCTTGGTATAGGCGCCACTTGCAATCAGATCGTTGAGAACATTGGTCAGTGGAGCTGCAAGTCCACTACCCTTGCGCGTTGTGACCGCAATCTCGGCAGAGATCGGCCAGCCGCCACTGACCGTGCCAACCAGCTTGGTCTTGCCATTGATGCCTGCGGAATAGGCCTGTGTCGCGTTCACGCTGAACACAGCATCTGCACGTCCACTTTGAATGGCGAGGTCCTTGACCGCTTCATCATCGAAATACTGCACCTCGATTGGCTTCAGACCTGCTGCAACATTCTGACGATCCCACTCAAGCAAAATCTTTTCCTGATTGGTGCCCGCATCGGTGATGATCTTGAGGCCTTCAATATCCTTAGGCTGCTTCAACTCCTTTATCGCGCTGTCTGACTTGACGTAAAAGCCAAGTTCATCCTTGCGATAGGTGGAGAAATCGAACTTTTCCTTCCGCTCTTCCGTCACGGTGACATTGGAAATCACCGCATCGAATTTGCCGGACGCAAGCCCGAGAGGCCAATCGGCCCACGCAACTGAAACCAGTTCCAGTTCACGGCCAAGGCTGTCGGCAATGATCTGTGCCAGATCGACATCGTAGCCGATGACGGTCTTGGAATCTGATGCATAGTCATGCAAAGGCAGATGCCCACTGGTACTGATGCCAATGGTCAGAACACCGTCTTTGACGAATTTAAAGTCCTTGACCTCATCGATACGCTTATCAAGTTTTTCAACGCGTAACCGATTTGGCTGCTCAGGGCTGAGATCAAATTTACCCTCACTCCACGCAGCATTGGTCATCAGCAAAGCCCCTGAAATCAGGCCCGCAGTAAAATATCCCGCTTTTCTGATATAAGTCATATTCCCATCTCCTTGAGTGTAAAACTCTGTGTAATGACCTGATTTCTTTACGTTTGACTCGGTTTAGAGCGGATATTACGACCCGCTTTTCGGCAATCCGGCAGGGTTGGTTTTGGCCTCATCAACAGCTTCTGAACTCAGGCTCCAGCGCTCCAGCACTTGGCCATATTTGCCATTTTTGATAAGTTCATTGAGCGAGAGCGTCAGCGCATCGGCGAGACCACTGCCCTTGCGAGTGGTGATTGCCACCTCGGCGGTCTGCGGCCATCCGCCGCTTACAGTTCCGACAAGCTTGGTTTTGCCGTGCTGCGATGCGGCATAGGCCTGTACTGCATTGACGCTGAACACCGCATCTGCACGACCGGATTCAATCGCAAGGCTCTTAACTGCATCATCGTCGTAATACTGAATTTCTACAGGCTTCAGGCCCGCTTCGACGTTCTGCTTGTCCCATTGCACGAGGATGTTTTCTTGATTGGTGCCTGGATCGGTGATGATTTTGAGGCCCGCAATGTCCTTTGGCTCTTTCAGCGACGTGATCGGACTGTCGGCTTTCACATAAAAGCCAAGCTCATCTTTGCGATAGGTCGAGAAGTCGAACTTCTCCTTGCGCTCTTCGGTTACGGTCACATTTGAAATAACCGCATCGAACTTGCCAGACTGAAGCGAAAGCGGCCAGTCAGCCCAAGCGATTGGCACCAGCACAAGCTCACGGCCCAATGTATCGGAAACCAGCTGAATGAGATCAGGATCGAAAGCCACAACAGTCTTGGCATCGGTTGCATAAGTGCTAATTGGAGGCACCCAAGGATTAATGCCGACGACGAACTTGCCGTCCTGCACAAACTTGAAATCCTTGGGAACAGCATTGACGACGGCGTCGCTCTTTTCTGTGCGCAGACGGTTTGGCTGCTCTGGACTCAAGTCGAGCTCTGCGGAAAAGGCTGGCGCGCTCAACAGCGTCGCTGCTGCCAAAAAGCTGCCCAGAATTGCGTTCTTGTATTTGCCTGACTTCATTGAATGACTCCTGAGAATAATCTTAATTTTGGACAAACAAACCCCGTCGATTGCCCCATTAGGGCAATCGTAAATGTCGGGAGTTGCGGTTTGGATCTAAACGGGCGTTCTGGCGTCAGAGGACTTTTGCGAGAAACTCCCGGGTTCTGGGGTGCGTCGCTGCATTGAAAAGCTGCTCAGGCCTGCCTGTCTCAAGAATGCGTCCCTCTTCCATAAAGACCACCGTATCTGCCACTTCGCGGGCAAAACCGATCTCATGAGTTACGATG
This genomic interval carries:
- a CDS encoding LysR family transcriptional regulator, producing MISNERFNGIRAFVQAEQSGSFAAASATLGLSQSAVSKSVARLEERLGVQLFHRTTRSLSLTDEGRIYLESCRRALEELANAETALSSRKDVPSGRVRINLPDLFGRKCVAPLLFQLAQVHSQLHFEVTFENNVVNLIEEGYDLAVRIGDLPDSTDLISKRVGQQDVIICASSSYVSAYGKPLKLSDLQEHFCVTQFRRGRNEPWVVLNDYGEKVRCDIRANHSFAAFDMIVDAGIAGLGLVQVPRWLVEDKLLSGALVQVLPDFRTPSLPIHIIWPGGRVLPSRVRATIDAVTAGLR
- a CDS encoding SDR family oxidoreductase gives rise to the protein MSEALQDKTIVVIGGSTGIGFAVAIKAIEAGAKVVIGARDPARLQKAKETLGERSTALEVDTSNTGSLATFFRAIGALDHLFIPAATYTVTGLDSDDTEAIESPFRSKFWGQYWAVKHAVPHLDKTGSITLMAGAASARPIKGGAVYAACNSAIEGLGRGLAIDLAPIRVNTISPGTIDGHLWQNRPREMRDMAFEHYRQHSLVGRPGTESEIADTVLYLMRNRFVTGSNLYPDGGYALR
- a CDS encoding 2-hydroxychromene-2-carboxylate isomerase; translation: MPKSIDYFFSIGSPWSYLGLDTLEELAERHVVEIKPYLATVIEENGGIFSRNRPEARRAYGTQDLKRWAKFRGKPLFIDDRPPLSDPTPASFSVIAAYLEGQNWLQLTRALQYAFWSEAKDIGKPEVRSAIADEAGFNGQYLLGRENDHDVQAKWKSDREHAVDKGVFGFPTYIYDTETYWGQDNLGFLASHLRGETY
- a CDS encoding ABC transporter substrate-binding protein, giving the protein MRAGALLFATWAVIAASSLPVLSADDFDLSPEQAGRIHVQKDAKAIAAIPADFKFVTPGKLTVAVAPGGPPLAAYATDAKTVVGADADYASAIAESLGLELESVPVAWIDWPLGLASGKYDAVISNVGVTEERKEKFDFSTYRQGLHGFFVKADSGVTSIKEPKDAAGLRIIVGAGTNQERILVKWSEENEKAGLKPLELQYYDDEAASLLALQSGRADVIVQPHAQLVFIASRDKNIKRVGTLSAGWPDRSDVAITTRKGSGLADALTIATNSLIANGDYARILDRWHLNEEALKQSETNPPGLPKFK
- a CDS encoding ABC transporter substrate-binding protein — its product is MTYIRKAGYFTAGLISGALLMTNAAWSEGKFDLSPEQPNRLRVEKLDKRIDEVKDFKFVKDGVLTIGISTSGHLPLHDYASDSKTVIGYDVDLAQIIADSLGRELELVSVAWADWPLGLASGKFDAVISNVTVTEERKEKFDFSTYRKDELGFYVKSDSAIKELKQPKDIEGLKIITDAGTNQEKILLEWDRQNVAAGLKPIEVQYFDDEAVKDLAIQSGRADAVFSVNATQAYSAGINGKTKLVGTVSGGWPISAEIAVTTRKGSGLAAPLTNVLNDLIASGAYTKVLNTWNLGPEAITEAKTNPQGLPKSGS
- a CDS encoding ABC transporter substrate-binding protein, which encodes MKSGKYKNAILGSFLAAATLLSAPAFSAELDLSPEQPNRLRTEKSDAVVNAVPKDFKFVQDGKFVVGINPWVPPISTYATDAKTVVAFDPDLIQLVSDTLGRELVLVPIAWADWPLSLQSGKFDAVISNVTVTEERKEKFDFSTYRKDELGFYVKADSPITSLKEPKDIAGLKIITDPGTNQENILVQWDKQNVEAGLKPVEIQYYDDDAVKSLAIESGRADAVFSVNAVQAYAASQHGKTKLVGTVSGGWPQTAEVAITTRKGSGLADALTLSLNELIKNGKYGQVLERWSLSSEAVDEAKTNPAGLPKSGS